Part of the candidate division KSB1 bacterium genome, GCAGGGCGCGCAGGCCTCCGAGTCCAGGGTGATGATGTCGACAATGACACGGTCGGTGCGGCCATAGTCGGCAAGGTTTATGGCCGCGGTGACCTCCTCCTGTTTGGCGAGCAATTCTCTGGCCACTTGGCGCTTGTAGGGGTCGTGCACTACCTCGGCTACGGCCACAAGGTTCGCCTTCGGTGTGCCGTATGGGAGGTCACAGCCCGGCGCGAGAATGTAGCCAGTGTCACCGCCTACGTCCATGCACTGGATGGCGCTGCGCCTGCAGTCATCCTCGCTTCCCATGAGCAGCACCGTGGTCAGCGGCATATTGCCGCCAAAGGAGACTCCGTACTGCTGGCAGGTCCTCTTGACAAAATCCAGGGGAATATTCTCGTCCACGCAGATATTGTCCGGGCCGGTTTGACACATTGCTTCGACGTTCTTTTGCGCATGGCCACACACAAAGAAAGACGAGAGCAGGCCGCGGGCGCGGATGGTTTCAAAGACCCGGGTTGCGTAGGGCGAGACGAATTCGCGGAAGGTTTCCGGTGAGATCTGGCTGGTCATGGGGTCCACTAGCGCGATTACGTCGCAGCCAGCGTCGGCGTAAAGGCTAGCCATCCGTATCGCGACTTGGGTGGTGAACTGCAAGAGCTCCTTTACCGCCTCCGGCCGATCGTACATCTCCATGAAAATAGCCGTCCCCTTCAGGTGGAGGGCAAGGGTGAACGGGCCGGTTACCAGGCCAAACAGGGCCACGTCGTGGCCGGCCTGAGCAAGCTGCCGCGTCGCCTCCAGCACCGTCGGTATCCGTCCTGCGCCCTCCTCAGGCACCCGCAGCTGGCTCAGCTCCCTCTGCTCCAGCACATGGCTCACCACCGCAGGCGGGTTTTCCTTAGCCCACTGCAACTCACAACCAAGTGCCTCAGCTTCCACTTGCAGGTCAAACGTGACCGGTACCCCGTCGGGCCGATAGAGCCGGATAGCCTCGGTCACCCCGCGGACAATCAGCTCAGCAGACCGCAGGTAGGTGGCTGCATCCACCCCAACGAGCGCTCCACCATGGCAGCCCACAAAAGGAAGCCAGGGGGTGCGCTCCGTCTTCTGTCCACGTATCGCATTCAGGATCAGCTCTTTTCCCATCGTGTAGACTCCCTCTATTTCATTTGAGCAGGATTACCTTTCGCTGGCGGACTTGCCCTGCGACGGTCATACGGCAAAAGTAGAGACCGCTGGCCAATAGCTGGCCCGAGGCATCGTCTCCGCGCCAGCGCACCACGTGGCGACCTTCTGGGACGGTGGCATCCACGAGCGTTCTGACCAACTGCCCCTTGGTATTGAAAACGGCGATGTGCACCTTTGCCGGGCGGGGAAGGAAATAACAGATGCTTGTCTCTGGATTGAAAGGGTTTGGGTAGTTCTGCTCCAGCTGGTAATCCCAAGGGGAGCTCTCAGGGGGATACTGGAGGGCGCCTGTGGTGAGCTCAGACAGGCGTACCGTCTTGATTTCGCGAGGTCCCACCTGCAGACGTACTCCACCCGAGGCCACTGTTGCGCCGCCCAGGTCGTGCTCCAGGCCATCGGTGATGGTTGCGGCCCCCATGCGGAACACGTCAGAGCGCAGGGTAACCTCAGCCGGCTTGCCGTTCAGCTCCATCAAGCGCACGATGGCGCCGCCACCCCAGTGAGCACGCTTGAACGCCACCACCATGACCTGCGGCTGGTCGCACCACAGGAAGCTGGCAGCCGGAGCCGATAATGCGCCGGCTTCGTTGCGCACCACCTCACACCCCTGCAGAGCCGAACCATGCCCCCACCAGAACTGGCTTGCGATCACGGGGTCGAACCCCCCGCTGTCGCCGCAGAAGGCAAACGTGGAGATGATGAGCGAACTCGTCCCAGGTTCCGCCTCGATGGGCCCCACGGTCCCACCTTCAAAGCGGCCCTCGTCTTCCTTCTTGATGAAGCGGCAGAGCAGGGTCGCTTCGCGCGGGGCAAAAGTGTTCTCCACGCCATGGAAACGCTCAAACTCAACGGCAAACGGCTCGCGCATGGCCCACAGGATGCGGTACTGCCCGTCGGTGATGCCCCCGCCGTGCTGCACGGCAAAGGTGCCGCGGGGCGCACCGGGCAGGTGGTCTGTCTCCGGATTCCAGGCCCCGTGCGGCCCTTCCAGATAGGTCTGGAAACCCCACAAGGCGAACGGAAACACGTAGGCATAGTACTCCGAACCGATGCTGTTGGGCACCCAGTCCATGAGACGGCGGTCCATGGTGTTGACCACCTCCACCCGGCGTAAATTGTGGTAGAGCCAGATTTCGCTGCGCACGAACGGCGTGCCGGAGCGCTCGATGACCAGGGCACGCGCCACAGGCCCCCGCACCGAGGTGTCGATGCGTGCGCTCCCCATGGGCATGACGATCTCACCTCCCCCTTCCGCCTTGAGCCACCCGTTGAAGGGGAAAGGGCTGGCCCTATTGACCAGCTCACGCTGGTAGGTCTTGTCAAAGATACTGACCACCCGGCCATCGCTTGCGTCAACGCGGATGCGGAAGAATTCGTTTTCAAGCTCCACATTGGAAGGAGTGCGCAGTGCATGACCTGTGACCATCTCCCCTCCGCCGTCCCGAAACACAAACAGGCGGTAGCCCAAAGGCGGCACATCCTCGGCTAAGAACAGAAGCGAATCCGTTAGCCACTGGTACGGCATGACCTTTCCGGTTTCGGCGTCCTCCAGACGAACGGCCTGGCCCGACCATCGGGAATCTGCCCTCATCCGTACCACATCGCTCCGTGG contains:
- a CDS encoding MTH895/ArsE family thioredoxin-like protein is translated as MGKELILNAIRGQKTERTPWLPFVGCHGGALVGVDAATYLRSAELIVRGVTEAIRLYRPDGVPVTFDLQVEAEALGCELQWAKENPPAVVSHVLEQRELSQLRVPEEGAGRIPTVLEATRQLAQAGHDVALFGLVTGPFTLALHLKGTAIFMEMYDRPEAVKELLQFTTQVAIRMASLYADAGCDVIALVDPMTSQISPETFREFVSPYATRVFETIRARGLLSSFFVCGHAQKNVEAMCQTGPDNICVDENIPLDFVKRTCQQYGVSFGGNMPLTTVLLMGSEDDCRRSAIQCMDVGGDTGYILAPGCDLPYGTPKANLVAVAEVVHDPYKRQVARELLAKQEEVTAAINLADYGRTDRVIVDIITLDSEACAPCQYMVEAVKAVAPHFGDLVLWREHKIKQRESVEFMMGLMVRNVPTICIDGQIKFVSIIPSQEELIRAIQERINEKLHMKLRERRGRLLVLGGGCERCEQVWANVQQAVRELGSTVEVERIMDEETIYSYGVSATPAIITVREQVRAAGRVPSVEVIKEWLKELQ